From the genome of Ignavibacteriales bacterium, one region includes:
- a CDS encoding type IV toxin-antitoxin system AbiEi family antitoxin — translation MKDTEKNIITKAVTKFEDETGFRLTTNTTDEKVELVLRDKEYDLKFNAEVIPLVNKTKLGIIKNQLDRLGNIPLLITLIANNETADLLKNFGINFIDAAGNAYINIHPLLIKIKGQKLTAIENPLKNETSIFKTAGLQIVFTLLCNPGLERDPYRDIADWANVALGTVHLTMIQLEKLGYLVNVNSGGKKLVNTKELLKEWTLGFPRLIKQKYFFGRYQIDDHETINKIDLNYFGALLGGETAAAQLTNYLRPLIHTIYIGDKLGEFILRNRLKKNPNGNIELIKKFWNFSGEYEFKNLAPAILIYTDLMTTGDPRNIETANIIYERDIAGHLN, via the coding sequence ATGAAAGACACTGAAAAAAATATAATAACTAAGGCAGTTACCAAGTTCGAGGATGAAACCGGTTTTCGGCTTACAACCAACACCACTGATGAAAAAGTCGAGCTGGTTTTAAGAGATAAAGAATACGACCTCAAATTTAACGCTGAAGTAATTCCATTGGTAAATAAAACGAAGTTGGGAATAATTAAAAATCAACTCGATCGATTAGGTAATATTCCTCTTCTTATTACTCTGATTGCGAACAATGAAACAGCCGATCTCCTTAAAAATTTTGGTATTAATTTTATCGATGCAGCTGGTAATGCTTATATTAATATTCACCCATTATTAATAAAAATAAAAGGGCAAAAACTCACTGCTATAGAAAACCCTTTGAAAAATGAAACTTCTATTTTCAAAACCGCTGGTCTCCAAATAGTTTTTACTCTCTTATGTAATCCTGGTTTGGAAAGAGATCCTTATCGCGATATTGCTGATTGGGCCAATGTTGCACTTGGCACCGTTCATCTTACAATGATTCAATTGGAAAAACTAGGTTATTTAGTCAATGTTAATAGCGGTGGTAAAAAACTTGTTAATACAAAAGAATTGCTGAAAGAGTGGACCCTTGGATTTCCAAGACTTATTAAACAAAAATACTTTTTCGGCAGATATCAGATTGATGATCATGAAACCATCAATAAAATCGATCTCAATTATTTTGGTGCTTTGCTCGGTGGTGAGACCGCAGCTGCTCAATTAACAAATTACTTGCGTCCGCTAATCCATACCATCTATATTGGCGATAAATTAGGAGAGTTTATTTTGAGAAATCGCCTTAAAAAAAATCCTAATGGTAATATCGAACTGATTAAAAAATTCTGGAATTTTAGCGGTGAATATGAATTTAAAAATCTGGCACCTGCAATTCTCATTTATACAGATTTAATGACAACCGGTGATCCAAGAAACATAGAAACAGCCAACATAATTTACGAGAGAGACATTGCTGGACATCTCAACTAA
- a CDS encoding helix-turn-helix transcriptional regulator: MDSKFKVIGNNIRVLREKYNFTQIEVANFLGLKDHTTISYYERGERNIPLDHLTKIADLFGVELEVLLTDNPEEQIINKVFAFRKDELKEKDFITIANFHRIVKNYIKLRNLEKKHAVKS; this comes from the coding sequence ATGGATTCAAAATTTAAAGTAATTGGGAACAATATAAGAGTTCTCAGGGAAAAATATAATTTTACTCAAATCGAAGTGGCCAATTTTCTTGGTTTGAAGGACCATACAACAATAAGTTATTATGAGAGAGGTGAAAGAAATATCCCCTTGGATCACTTGACTAAAATTGCGGATCTATTCGGGGTTGAATTGGAAGTTTTATTGACTGATAATCCCGAAGAACAAATTATCAACAAAGTATTCGCTTTTAGAAAAGATGAGTTAAAAGAAAAAGATTTTATTACAATTGCGAACTTCCACAGGATTGTTAAAAACTATATTAAACTTAGGAACTTAGAAAAAAAACATGCCGTCAAATCTTAA
- a CDS encoding D-Ala-D-Ala carboxypeptidase family metallohydrolase, which yields MNALVKTKKDSSPDKSGFGMTNSHDIKLTNNFYLKEFVISQEAERHGYKNEPNEKQIENLRLLCVNVLQPLREIIDVPIFINSGFRSFDVNTAVGGKFNSQHLEGKAADFIIPSLKLVDVFNIVLQKLSFDQLIYEFGKWIHVSWNGESNRKDVMISRKVHGKTVYENVKSETLDVRSIL from the coding sequence ATGAATGCTTTGGTGAAGACAAAGAAAGATTCCTCGCCGGATAAATCCGGATTCGGAATGACAAACTCACATGATATAAAACTAACAAATAATTTCTATCTGAAAGAGTTTGTCATTTCTCAAGAAGCTGAAAGGCATGGTTATAAAAATGAACCGAATGAAAAACAGATTGAGAATTTGAGATTACTTTGTGTGAATGTTCTCCAACCTTTGAGAGAAATCATCGATGTGCCGATTTTTATTAATTCAGGATTTCGTTCATTCGATGTAAATACTGCAGTTGGTGGAAAATTTAATTCTCAACATCTTGAAGGAAAAGCTGCCGATTTTATAATCCCCTCCTTGAAATTAGTTGATGTGTTCAATATCGTTTTACAAAAATTATCATTCGATCAATTGATTTATGAATTCGGAAAGTGGATTCATGTTTCTTGGAATGGTGAATCGAATCGTAAGGATGTGATGATTTCAAGAAAGGTTCATGGGAAAACGGTGTATGAGAACGTGAAAAGTGAAACGCTAGACGTGAGAAGTATTTTATGA
- a CDS encoding nucleotidyl transferase AbiEii/AbiGii toxin family protein, whose amino-acid sequence MLDISTKIDPFTSEVLTLVSKITDTLNMDFFVIGATARDIVFNLIHGIKIQRGTNDIDFSVRVRNWDDFKKLTNALIDNNFSPSKIVHRFTYKSIPSIDIIPFGEVSLDSSSIRWPDKEAKEMSILGFEECFLDSESVRIQTNPQIDIKFASTRGLVLMKLISWKDGFPTRSRDALDIQYIIKNYIEAGNMERLQSEHNDLVNDQFDFELTGAILLGRDIAEISTPQTLEFLINILVEEIKNGGNSKFISDMMIGANIISQRDEKIKHYTNLLNNLLIGLKNKL is encoded by the coding sequence TTGCTGGACATCTCAACTAAAATAGATCCGTTTACTTCAGAAGTGTTAACGTTGGTATCTAAAATTACCGATACTTTGAATATGGATTTCTTTGTAATCGGAGCCACCGCAAGAGATATAGTCTTCAATCTTATCCATGGAATTAAAATCCAAAGAGGAACAAACGACATCGATTTTAGTGTTCGAGTAAGGAATTGGGATGACTTTAAAAAACTTACCAACGCGCTTATAGACAATAATTTTTCACCTTCTAAGATTGTTCACAGATTCACATACAAATCTATTCCAAGCATTGATATTATTCCCTTTGGAGAGGTTTCCCTTGATTCTTCTTCAATTCGGTGGCCGGATAAAGAAGCAAAAGAAATGAGTATTCTCGGTTTCGAAGAATGTTTTCTTGATTCAGAATCTGTTCGGATCCAAACAAATCCTCAAATCGATATTAAATTTGCTTCCACAAGAGGATTAGTTCTAATGAAATTAATTTCATGGAAAGATGGTTTTCCTACACGTTCCAGAGATGCACTTGATATTCAATATATCATTAAGAATTACATTGAAGCCGGCAATATGGAGCGGTTACAATCTGAACATAATGATTTAGTCAATGATCAATTTGATTTCGAACTAACTGGAGCTATTCTACTTGGTCGGGACATTGCTGAAATTTCAACTCCTCAAACTCTTGAATTTCTGATAAATATTTTGGTAGAAGAAATTAAAAACGGGGGCAATTCAAAATTCATTTCTGATATGATGATTGGCGCCAATATAATTTCACAAAGAGATGAAAAGATCAAACACTATACTAATCTTCTCAATAATTTACTCATAGGTTTGAAAAATAAACTGTAG
- a CDS encoding ArdC family protein yields MLSQEQKQQLRQEKKEKIIRIRKTLSEMTEEQRQAVADKFGIVTVEGHLLTPHNQCFLVAQSEINFSIVGGFQQWKKAGRIVRKGEHGFLIFVPSKAKQENNSEMISDEEDVHFFIATVFDISQTEAIAKSEAA; encoded by the coding sequence ATGTTATCACAAGAACAAAAACAACAATTAAGACAAGAGAAAAAAGAAAAGATCATCCGCATTCGGAAAACTCTTTCTGAAATGACAGAAGAACAGCGCCAAGCCGTAGCTGATAAATTCGGCATTGTTACTGTTGAAGGGCATTTATTAACACCTCACAACCAATGCTTTTTGGTTGCTCAATCAGAAATAAACTTTTCAATTGTTGGTGGGTTTCAACAGTGGAAGAAAGCCGGAAGAATTGTTCGCAAAGGTGAACACGGCTTTTTAATCTTTGTTCCATCTAAAGCCAAGCAAGAAAATAATTCAGAAATGATTTCTGATGAGGAAGATGTTCACTTTTTTATAGCAACGGTTTTTGATATTTCACAAACAGAAGCTATAGCAAAATCGGAAGCTGCATAA
- a CDS encoding HU family DNA-binding protein, whose protein sequence is MSMTKSELLTYMAKKSGLSKKATGEFIQEFVVLAYKEAKKAFVIPGLGKLVLVDRKARLGRNPKTGETIQIPAKKVVKFRIAKQAKDAILIYKK, encoded by the coding sequence ATGTCGATGACAAAAAGCGAACTGTTAACCTATATGGCTAAAAAATCCGGTCTAAGCAAAAAAGCAACCGGAGAATTTATTCAAGAATTTGTAGTTCTCGCTTACAAAGAAGCAAAAAAAGCTTTTGTTATTCCTGGTCTTGGAAAATTAGTTCTTGTTGATAGAAAAGCAAGATTAGGCAGAAATCCAAAAACCGGTGAAACAATTCAAATCCCAGCAAAAAAAGTTGTGAAATTCAGAATTGCTAAACAAGCAAAAGACGCTATTCTTATCTATAAAAAGTAA
- a CDS encoding TIR domain-containing protein, producing the protein MEKQKEYKYQVALSFAGEDRAYADQVANCLRKKSVKVFYDNFEEDILWGKDLYEYLDNIYRKESRFCVMFLSENYAKKVWTNHERQSAQARAFQKNEDYILPVKLDDTEIPGIRPTLGYIDGRKYDPQQICKKILSKLIVIPSVKKEADDDKDIPLLKRRITEKEKKEFLLTAFQELKDGFKSRLEKLSNKNKHVKTKFNEKTQSKFITVIKTEDHEIGCKIWIDKSGNHGLSILYSVDHNDSYIFNSYNDSATVEDDGYHIYFNILGMVFFSVPGEEKIDLKHASIKDLTKYYWNRLIRDLDY; encoded by the coding sequence ATGGAAAAACAAAAAGAATACAAATATCAAGTAGCATTGTCATTTGCCGGTGAGGATAGGGCTTATGCAGATCAAGTTGCTAATTGTTTGAGAAAAAAAAGCGTTAAAGTTTTTTATGATAATTTTGAGGAAGATATTCTCTGGGGAAAAGATTTATATGAGTATCTGGATAATATTTATAGAAAAGAATCACGATTCTGTGTAATGTTTCTTTCAGAGAATTATGCTAAAAAAGTATGGACAAACCATGAACGCCAAAGTGCTCAAGCAAGGGCTTTCCAAAAAAATGAAGACTATATCTTACCCGTAAAATTAGATGATACAGAAATACCCGGTATAAGACCCACACTAGGATATATTGATGGAAGGAAATACGATCCTCAACAAATCTGTAAGAAAATTTTATCAAAATTAATTGTTATACCCTCAGTCAAAAAAGAAGCGGATGACGATAAGGATATTCCATTACTAAAGAGAAGAATTACCGAAAAAGAGAAGAAGGAATTTCTATTAACAGCATTTCAAGAATTGAAAGATGGGTTCAAGAGCAGATTGGAAAAACTTTCAAATAAAAACAAACATGTTAAAACAAAGTTTAATGAAAAGACTCAATCTAAATTTATTACTGTAATAAAAACGGAAGATCATGAAATCGGCTGCAAAATATGGATAGATAAAAGTGGCAATCACGGATTATCAATATTATACAGTGTAGATCACAATGATTCGTATATATTCAATTCATATAATGACAGTGCAACCGTTGAAGATGACGGCTATCATATTTATTTCAATATTCTTGGTATGGTATTTTTCTCTGTCCCGGGTGAAGAAAAAATAGATCTGAAACATGCTAGTATCAAAGACTTGACAAAATACTATTGGAACCGTTTGATAAGAGATCTTGATTATTGA
- a CDS encoding alpha-amylase family glycosyl hydrolase, translating to MKNKIIILFLFFTSAVFAQKIWTTSPTYPTQTDQIAITFDITLSTDSRKPINYTNDLYVYTGVTTQAGRWQHVIADWSVNLSQAKLTRISPNVYQLLINNPRQYYSYKTQILASENITELCLVVRSYDGTKQTEDIIIPLYTSGISVVFNSPVVNVSFGDPLRSPVFVSTGGTVPISVSTSAIDTKTKSVQLFVNGEQKVERTTDTLSYVFNANDYSSGSNEVKVIATDTADVTDTKTFIIMRNPEIKNLPIPSGSQIGVNYNTRVLALYAPGKKFIYLIGDHSDWKVDPLWFMNRDNSTPDSLWWINMPSSIADPPGEIAYQFLIDGSLRIYDPYTDKILDPANDQYIPSTVYPNLKSYPTQKTSGIVSVLQPYKSTFNWKVPNFIRPSKEKLVIYELLVRDFVSTHSYKTLVDTLSYFKKLGVNAIELMPISEFEGNNSWGYNPMTYFAPDKYYGTIDDLKNFIDACHQNGIAVIQDIVLNHAYNSNSMVQMYWDIVNSRPASNNPWFNVKSNFANPDAQWGNDFNHESPATQYFVDRVLQYWLTEFKIDGFRFDFTKGFSNTPKPATGDIWGSIYDAARVRLLERMVDKVWSYDPTAIIIFEHLAENREDQELAQHGNGILMWGNFNYAYNQSTMGYSTGWDFSDISYKKRNWTIPNIDGYMESHDEERLMYKNLQFGNSNGSYNIKTLTTALERIKLAATLFITVPGPKMIWMGGELGYDVSINTNGRLGEKPFAWNYLSNTDRKNLFNTFAALIRLKKYYPAFSSSDFTLNASGAIKSLYINHNSMNVAIIGNFDVSTQNATIAFQNVGKWYEFFTGDSTDVMNASTSITLQPGEYRIYTSVRIPKASELATDVKNETAIPTSFQLNQNYPNPFNPSTVISYQLPAGTHVSLKIYDLLGREVATLVNEFKQAGRYDSQFSIKNYQLPSGVYFYRLQAGNFVQTKKMIILK from the coding sequence ATGAAAAATAAAATTATTATTTTGTTTTTATTTTTTACTTCAGCAGTATTTGCTCAAAAGATTTGGACTACATCACCGACTTATCCAACTCAAACAGATCAGATTGCAATTACGTTTGATATTACGTTATCAACAGATAGTAGAAAACCAATTAATTATACTAATGATCTTTATGTCTACACAGGAGTTACAACTCAAGCAGGAAGATGGCAGCATGTAATTGCGGATTGGAGCGTTAATTTATCCCAAGCCAAGCTCACACGCATCTCACCTAATGTCTATCAATTACTGATAAATAATCCGCGTCAATACTACTCCTACAAAACACAAATTTTAGCAAGTGAAAATATTACAGAACTTTGTCTTGTTGTACGAAGCTATGACGGGACAAAACAAACCGAAGATATTATTATTCCGCTTTACACTTCTGGTATATCGGTTGTATTTAACTCACCGGTAGTAAATGTTTCTTTTGGTGATCCTCTACGCTCACCGGTTTTTGTTTCTACCGGCGGAACAGTTCCGATTTCCGTTTCAACTTCTGCAATCGATACGAAAACTAAATCCGTCCAACTTTTTGTAAATGGAGAACAAAAGGTTGAAAGAACTACAGACACTCTCAGTTATGTCTTCAATGCAAATGATTACAGCAGCGGAAGTAATGAAGTTAAAGTCATCGCAACTGATACGGCGGATGTAACCGATACTAAAACATTTATTATAATGCGAAACCCGGAGATAAAAAACCTTCCAATCCCCTCGGGGAGTCAAATCGGAGTAAATTATAATACAAGAGTTCTTGCTCTTTACGCACCGGGCAAAAAATTTATTTACTTGATCGGAGATCATTCAGATTGGAAAGTCGACCCTCTCTGGTTTATGAATCGTGATAACTCAACTCCAGATAGTTTGTGGTGGATTAATATGCCATCTAGTATAGCAGATCCTCCTGGGGAAATTGCTTATCAATTTTTGATAGACGGCAGCTTGCGAATTTATGATCCTTACACAGATAAAATTCTTGATCCGGCAAATGATCAGTATATTCCTTCGACCGTTTATCCAAATCTTAAATCTTACCCCACTCAAAAAACAAGCGGCATTGTTTCTGTTTTACAACCGTACAAATCTACTTTCAACTGGAAAGTTCCTAATTTCATTCGTCCTTCAAAAGAAAAATTAGTTATCTACGAATTGCTGGTACGCGATTTTGTTTCTACTCACTCTTATAAAACTCTTGTGGATACGCTGAGCTATTTCAAAAAACTTGGTGTTAATGCAATTGAACTAATGCCGATAAGCGAGTTCGAGGGAAATAATAGCTGGGGTTACAATCCGATGACATATTTCGCACCGGATAAATATTACGGAACGATAGATGATCTGAAAAATTTTATTGATGCATGCCATCAAAACGGAATTGCCGTTATACAAGATATAGTTCTTAATCACGCATATAATTCTAATTCAATGGTTCAAATGTATTGGGATATTGTTAACAGCCGTCCCGCTTCAAATAATCCGTGGTTCAATGTAAAATCTAATTTTGCAAATCCCGATGCTCAATGGGGAAATGATTTCAACCATGAAAGCCCGGCAACTCAATACTTTGTTGACCGTGTTCTTCAATATTGGTTAACAGAATTTAAGATTGACGGATTTAGATTTGATTTTACAAAAGGATTTAGCAACACTCCAAAGCCCGCAACAGGCGATATTTGGGGAAGTATTTATGACGCGGCTCGAGTTCGCCTCTTAGAGAGAATGGTTGATAAAGTCTGGTCTTACGATCCGACTGCAATAATTATTTTTGAACATCTCGCCGAGAACCGCGAAGATCAAGAGCTCGCTCAGCACGGAAATGGAATTCTTATGTGGGGAAATTTTAATTATGCTTACAATCAATCAACAATGGGATATTCAACAGGCTGGGATTTTTCAGATATTTCTTATAAGAAGAGAAATTGGACCATTCCAAATATTGACGGCTATATGGAAAGTCATGATGAAGAGAGATTGATGTACAAGAATTTACAATTCGGAAATTCTAACGGGAGTTATAACATAAAAACTCTTACAACAGCATTAGAGAGAATAAAACTTGCCGCCACATTATTCATAACCGTTCCCGGTCCAAAAATGATCTGGATGGGCGGCGAACTGGGTTATGATGTTTCGATTAATACAAACGGCAGACTTGGAGAAAAACCATTCGCCTGGAATTATTTATCAAACACAGATAGAAAAAATTTGTTCAATACTTTTGCGGCATTAATCCGGTTAAAAAAATATTACCCAGCTTTTTCAAGTTCAGATTTTACACTAAATGCATCGGGTGCAATTAAAAGTTTGTACATTAATCATAATTCAATGAATGTCGCTATAATTGGCAATTTTGATGTTTCTACTCAGAACGCCACAATTGCATTTCAAAACGTTGGGAAGTGGTATGAATTTTTTACAGGGGACAGCACCGATGTAATGAATGCCTCAACTTCAATTACGTTGCAACCCGGCGAGTATCGTATTTATACTTCCGTACGAATACCAAAGGCATCCGAATTGGCAACAGATGTTAAAAACGAAACGGCAATTCCTACATCATTCCAACTCAATCAGAATTATCCTAATCCATTTAATCCCAGCACAGTTATAAGTTATCAACTGCCAGCTGGAACTCATGTTTCTCTAAAAATCTATGATTTATTGGGAAGAGAGGTCGCAACTCTCGTGAATGAATTTAAACAAGCGGGCAGATATGATTCTCAATTCTCAATTAAAAATTATCAATTACCAAGCGGCGTTTATTTTTACCGCCTGCAAGCCGGGAATTTTGTTCAGACAAAAAAAATGATAATATTGAAATAA
- a CDS encoding ImmA/IrrE family metallo-endopeptidase, with amino-acid sequence MPSNLNLEKAAAEFREKSGYNTINPIRVKSLLLQLNVLTIFKKMEGTFSGMSLKIGEDKFMLINSIHSLGRQHFTIFHELYHLFVQKDFEHIICDNNLDKKDKKEEENANIFAANLMLPREGLLKFIPNDELKKDKISVSTILALEQYYSCSNKAMLRRLVDLHLITEEFREKFGEDIKTLAKQYGYDTALYDAGNEDLVIGDYGVKAKKLFDENIISKAHYLELMRELGIDFGDKEDAEEQ; translated from the coding sequence ATGCCGTCAAATCTTAACTTAGAAAAAGCAGCAGCAGAATTTAGAGAGAAATCCGGTTACAATACAATTAACCCAATTAGGGTAAAAAGTCTATTGCTACAATTAAATGTGCTGACAATATTTAAGAAAATGGAAGGCACTTTCTCAGGTATGTCACTGAAAATTGGTGAAGACAAATTTATGTTGATCAACTCGATACATTCTTTGGGAAGACAACATTTCACAATTTTTCATGAACTGTATCATTTATTTGTTCAAAAAGATTTCGAACATATCATTTGTGATAATAACCTTGATAAGAAAGATAAAAAGGAAGAAGAAAACGCAAACATATTTGCCGCTAATTTGATGCTACCAAGGGAAGGATTATTAAAGTTCATTCCAAATGATGAATTAAAAAAAGACAAAATTTCTGTAAGCACTATCTTGGCTTTAGAACAATACTATTCATGTTCAAACAAAGCAATGCTAAGAAGGTTGGTGGATTTACATTTGATCACCGAAGAATTTAGAGAAAAATTTGGCGAAGATATAAAGACACTGGCCAAGCAATATGGATATGACACGGCATTATATGATGCGGGAAACGAGGATCTTGTAATTGGAGATTATGGAGTAAAAGCAAAAAAGTTGTTTGATGAAAATATAATTTCTAAAGCTCATTATTTGGAATTGATGAGAGAATTGGGAATCGATTTTGGGGACAAAGAAGATGCTGAAGAACAATGA
- a CDS encoding RNA methyltransferase has protein sequence MLSKNQLKYYSSLLNKKIRQEEKKFIVEGPKLIYEAIESDFRCELVVALKDFLDENNSFVNILVKNNIKYDPVKKTELEKLCDTKTPQGVIGVFNFNEKAEAGILKDKLIVAMENISDPGNLGTIIRNCDWFGVKNVLLTSDCAEKYNPKVIRSSAGSVFHLNLFYKNNFYGVLEEQQKYGYKILCADLKGENLYHISQNEKMILLLANEANGPSEKILEICDLKITIPKKGEAESMNVASASAVLLSELTRN, from the coding sequence ATGCTATCTAAAAACCAACTCAAATATTATTCATCTCTTCTGAATAAAAAGATAAGACAAGAAGAGAAAAAATTTATTGTTGAAGGTCCGAAACTTATTTACGAAGCGATTGAATCCGACTTCCGGTGTGAACTTGTTGTTGCTTTAAAAGATTTTTTAGATGAAAATAATAGTTTTGTTAACATCCTTGTGAAGAATAATATTAAGTATGATCCGGTGAAAAAAACGGAACTTGAAAAACTGTGTGATACAAAAACTCCCCAAGGAGTTATCGGCGTCTTCAATTTCAATGAAAAAGCCGAAGCTGGTATTCTTAAAGATAAATTAATCGTTGCCATGGAAAACATTTCTGATCCGGGCAATTTAGGAACCATAATTAGAAACTGCGATTGGTTCGGTGTAAAGAATGTTCTATTAACTTCCGATTGTGCGGAAAAATATAATCCCAAAGTTATTCGCTCTTCAGCCGGTTCCGTTTTTCATCTTAATCTTTTTTACAAGAATAATTTTTACGGTGTGTTGGAAGAACAACAGAAGTATGGTTATAAAATTTTGTGCGCTGATCTTAAAGGGGAAAACCTTTACCATATATCTCAAAACGAAAAAATGATTCTTCTTTTGGCTAACGAAGCCAATGGTCCATCCGAAAAGATTTTGGAAATCTGCGATTTGAAAATTACAATTCCAAAGAAAGGAGAAGCAGAATCAATGAATGTTGCGAGTGCATCGGCTGTTTTACTTTCCGAATTAACAAGAAATTAG
- a CDS encoding 3TM-type holin, whose amino-acid sequence MGVLDFLSGIVKPITNLIDNLTTTDEERGKLQNELTKIENEFLGKALEYESKLLDSQSRVVEAEAKGQSWLQRNWRPITMLTFLILVVCDSFGWLAFRLSNEAWTLLQIGLGGYVVGRTGEKIVEKIRK is encoded by the coding sequence ATGGGAGTGTTAGATTTTTTGAGTGGAATTGTAAAGCCAATTACTAATTTGATTGATAATCTTACAACGACTGACGAAGAGCGCGGGAAATTGCAAAATGAGTTGACGAAAATTGAGAATGAGTTTTTAGGTAAAGCTTTAGAATATGAATCAAAGTTATTGGATTCTCAATCCCGGGTTGTTGAAGCAGAAGCGAAAGGACAAAGCTGGCTGCAGAGAAATTGGAGACCAATTACAATGCTTACTTTTCTTATCCTAGTTGTGTGTGATTCTTTTGGGTGGCTTGCATTTCGTTTAAGTAATGAAGCATGGACTTTATTGCAAATCGGCTTAGGCGGTTATGTAGTGGGTAGAACGGGAGAAAAGATTGTTGAGAAGATTAGGAAATGA